The Methanosphaera sp. BMS genome contains a region encoding:
- a CDS encoding DUF4013 domain-containing protein, giving the protein MDAIEIIKEALHYPIDNMKNWLIICIVFLLTGVVQQIALNSNNTYVNLLMHLINILIIIIIGGIFISIVKESISGSSEIPMLDPVENLILGIKSIIVQFIYLIIPALITLILSIPLGVFDKFGKIINAISTMNANSTINTTVNATNSVVIQSIPQNLIHDFVISIGILAIFCFILYVIFSLLSNISLGILAETEDILAALNIPAVISKINSIGWSNYIVFIILALLTVIVIGIISSVITLIPYIGRIIASFIVDAYLLTFMARAIGLIYNEG; this is encoded by the coding sequence ATGGATGCTATTGAAATAATAAAGGAAGCCCTTCATTATCCTATCGATAACATGAAAAATTGGCTGATAATATGCATAGTATTTCTATTAACTGGTGTAGTTCAACAAATTGCCTTAAACAGCAATAATACATATGTAAATCTATTAATGCACCTAATCAATATCCTGATAATCATCATTATCGGCGGCATATTCATAAGCATTGTAAAAGAAAGCATTTCAGGCTCATCCGAAATACCAATGCTTGATCCGGTTGAAAACCTGATATTAGGTATAAAAAGCATTATAGTACAGTTTATATATCTGATTATACCTGCATTAATAACACTGATACTATCCATCCCATTGGGCGTATTTGATAAGTTTGGAAAAATCATAAATGCAATCAGCACAATGAATGCAAACTCAACAATCAACACTACAGTAAATGCAACAAATTCAGTTGTTATTCAAAGTATTCCACAAAACCTAATACATGACTTTGTAATCAGTATAGGAATACTGGCAATATTCTGTTTCATACTATACGTGATATTCTCATTGTTATCAAACATATCACTAGGCATACTTGCAGAAACAGAGGATATACTTGCTGCATTGAATATACCGGCAGTGATATCAAAAATAAACAGTATCGGCTGGAGCAACTACATCGTATTTATTATACTCGCATTGCTGACAGTGATAGTCATTGGAATTATATCAAGTGTTATAACGCTTATTCCATATATAGGTAGAATCATTGCATCATTTATAGTTGATGCATATCTACTTACATTCATGGCCAGGGCCATAGGATTAATATATAATGAAGGCTAA
- the budA gene encoding acetolactate decarboxylase: protein MLNKKLLLISIFIATLLTIAAVNADEKLLMPDDSMHQVSLMQSFMHGAYDGVLSVGELKSNGDTGLGTFEGVNGEMIVLDGNVYQARADGSVHVMPDNEKVPFATVTHFDNDANINNISAKNFDDLTGKLDNEIKKYGKNNMYVVKIKCNCSNITVRSVEKQEKPYKEFTEVAAVDQKVFNYTNQTGTLIAIYFPEYMNEINMPGWHIHFLNDAKDKGGHVLGLTIENGTGQMDEIHEFDMDLPTTDTFKNMDFSEDMSQKINSVE from the coding sequence ATGTTAAATAAAAAATTACTCTTAATTTCAATCTTCATAGCTACTTTATTAACCATAGCAGCCGTTAATGCTGATGAAAAATTATTAATGCCTGATGATAGTATGCATCAAGTATCCCTAATGCAGTCATTCATGCATGGAGCATATGACGGAGTTCTCAGCGTTGGAGAATTAAAATCAAATGGAGATACGGGTCTTGGAACCTTTGAAGGTGTAAACGGTGAAATGATTGTTTTAGATGGAAATGTATATCAGGCACGTGCCGATGGTAGTGTTCACGTCATGCCCGATAATGAAAAAGTACCATTTGCAACGGTAACCCATTTCGACAATGATGCAAATATAAACAATATTTCAGCAAAGAATTTTGATGATTTAACAGGTAAACTAGATAATGAAATTAAGAAATATGGAAAAAACAATATGTATGTTGTTAAAATCAAATGTAACTGTTCCAACATAACAGTTAGAAGTGTTGAAAAACAAGAAAAACCATATAAGGAGTTTACCGAAGTAGCCGCTGTAGATCAAAAAGTATTTAACTACACAAACCAAACAGGAACACTTATTGCAATATATTTCCCGGAATATATGAATGAAATAAATATGCCTGGCTGGCACATCCACTTCTTAAATGACGCCAAAGATAAGGGCGGTCATGTATTAGGATTAACAATCGAAAATGGTACAGGTCAAATGGATGAAATCCATGAATTTGACATGGATTTACCAACAACAGATACCTTTAAAAACATGGATTTTTCAGAGGATATGAGTCAAAAAATCAACAGTGTTGAATAA
- a CDS encoding HEPN domain-containing protein produces the protein MSEIDEYMDKANDKLISAKALYDIGQFATSVSACYYCMFNTAKALLIIKGFKPKTHKGVISLFGQEYVLNDSFDRRISKYLSSTQSLRESADYEAVDNINENIAYDSIVNAELFMKEAKKFL, from the coding sequence TTGTCTGAAATTGATGAATATATGGATAAAGCAAATGATAAATTGATTTCAGCTAAGGCATTGTATGACATTGGACAATTTGCTACTAGTGTCAGTGCATGTTACTATTGTATGTTTAATACCGCTAAAGCATTACTTATTATAAAAGGATTTAAACCTAAAACTCATAAGGGCGTAATTTCATTATTTGGTCAAGAATATGTTTTAAATGACTCTTTTGATAGAAGAATTTCAAAATATTTATCAAGTACACAATCTTTAAGGGAATCTGCTGATTATGAGGCTGTAGATAATATTAATGAAAATATAGCATATGATTCTATTGTTAATGCCGAATTATTTATGAAAGAAGCTAAAAAGTTTTTATAA
- a CDS encoding tyrosine-type recombinase/integrase: protein MLFGKSETTQLRHIFAIEALKNNEINYVKEFLGHENIQTTQIYTNLKEKEVIERFKKLETI from the coding sequence GTGCTATTCGGAAAATCTGAAACCACACAACTACGACACATATTTGCAATAGAAGCACTAAAAAACAATGAAATAAACTATGTAAAAGAATTTCTAGGACATGAAAACATACAAACAACACAGATATACACAAATTTAAAAGAAAAAGAAGTAATCGAAAGATTCAAAAAACTAGAAACAATATAA
- a CDS encoding RNA-guided endonuclease TnpB family protein, with product MYKSFVVRIYPDEVQESFFINQFGCCRFVFNTFLDAKKTVYSDNGEYLSFYDCSTMLTELKKSKTWLKRVDSQALIESLKNLENAFDRFFKHLSKYPRYKSKYNPVQSYKTNNINNNIRIEGKRIRLPKVGWIRFRTHQKISGKIQSVTVKQKASGKYFVSILCKDVTRHVFKSNDRSCGIDLGISRFVTINTGEIIHFPQQNKIIQLDKKIQRFQRKLSKKEIGSKNYNKIKKKIALAYEKRHNILDYHFYKIAQRLTEKYHVISMETLNIKGMLKNSRLSRSIQEKSWHMFIRILEQKAYEHGRKLIHIDQWYPSSKTCNNCKYHKEDLTLNNRTWTCPLCGNRHDRDINAAKNIHQEGLKIINQIQY from the coding sequence ATGTATAAGAGTTTTGTTGTTCGTATTTATCCTGATGAGGTTCAGGAGAGTTTTTTTATTAATCAGTTTGGTTGTTGCCGTTTTGTTTTTAACACTTTTCTGGATGCTAAAAAGACAGTATACTCAGATAATGGAGAGTATTTGTCTTTTTATGATTGTTCGACTATGTTGACTGAGTTGAAGAAGTCTAAGACGTGGTTAAAACGAGTTGATTCACAAGCTTTGATTGAATCGTTGAAAAATTTAGAAAATGCTTTTGACAGATTTTTTAAACACCTTAGCAAGTATCCACGCTATAAAAGTAAGTATAATCCGGTACAATCTTATAAAACCAATAATATCAATAACAACATCAGAATTGAGGGTAAACGTATTCGTCTTCCTAAGGTGGGTTGGATTCGATTTCGTACACATCAAAAGATATCCGGCAAAATACAATCTGTCACTGTTAAACAAAAAGCATCCGGTAAGTATTTTGTTTCTATTTTATGTAAAGATGTCACAAGGCATGTTTTTAAGAGTAATGATCGTAGTTGTGGTATAGATTTGGGAATATCACGTTTTGTCACAATAAACACGGGCGAAATAATACATTTCCCACAACAAAACAAGATCATACAATTAGACAAGAAAATACAAAGATTTCAAAGAAAACTATCCAAAAAAGAAATTGGCAGTAAAAACTACAATAAAATCAAAAAGAAGATAGCCTTAGCATATGAAAAAAGACATAACATACTAGACTATCATTTCTATAAGATAGCACAACGATTAACAGAAAAATATCACGTAATCTCTATGGAAACACTAAACATTAAAGGCATGCTAAAAAACAGCAGACTATCACGAAGTATACAAGAAAAATCATGGCACATGTTCATCAGAATACTAGAACAAAAAGCATACGAACACGGACGAAAACTAATACACATAGACCAATGGTACCCATCCAGCAAAACATGCAACAACTGTAAATACCACAAAGAAGACCTAACACTAAACAACCGAACATGGACATGCCCCCTATGTGGTAATAGACATGATAGGGACATTAATGCTGCTAAAAATATACATCAGGAAGGATTAAAAATAATTAATCAAATACAATATTGA
- a CDS encoding nucleotidyltransferase domain-containing protein, with the protein MNNRLEIAYEFAEAINSDKILKIILFGSVARGDDTDDSDIDILIISDYMNEIWDDIADLIGEFVLEKQELISAHIMTTDRFNTTQNYSFLSNVLEEGEILV; encoded by the coding sequence ATGAATAATAGATTAGAAATTGCTTATGAGTTTGCAGAAGCAATCAATTCAGATAAAATCTTAAAAATTATATTATTTGGTTCTGTTGCTCGTGGTGATGATACGGATGATTCTGATATAGATATTTTAATAATATCTGACTATATGAATGAAATCTGGGATGATATTGCCGATTTAATTGGTGAATTTGTTCTTGAAAAACAAGAATTGATTTCTGCTCATATAATGACTACTGACCGATTTAATACAACACAAAATTATTCCTTTTTGTCAAATGTATTGGAGGAGGGAGAAATACTTGTCTGA
- a CDS encoding Eco57I restriction-modification methylase domain-containing protein yields the protein MNLNELTYNTFSIDDYERFLLEVFNVNLASREDVLYLIDDSYQSKINSLYYYGSYMDDEFNDIELYVIRLRNIDDYRLLEDVIYNLLSLNQTNHAYITVYADGSDRWFYSYLYLEYVVEDNKLVNRKSRIDDFIHWCGFISSENLLSDFLSIKISDDKLRGLLKNKHESQLILSLNDIIEKLDAYQENTTGEFDSYQLVIRLLLGIINKSPPRGALARKVYDRIVDVQKSTDETIDVNTIYEFYNYLNSQESISKSHVKSVCEDTLIEYLTRNTLISREDIIAYVKYAYDNRKLIHKHIGEAIRNGGRAYTNMKVPLSVIYNIDSISTLLDEIQILDFSINSSITINTLIYILTKLKYVNRVMQGYFNPSMDELFNRTIKDNVHMITLNKQSITTAKTLLNDDINIHYTDALNLYPEYPYIISQLDNVNPGMTKSESINEIVTKYNKTHMHSKMNMYFEDNFKQKHGYKPLIYQLDFKQVFADNHKFDIIISNIEHVTLTGKKDMKKQLNRYSLYDNNQRYEYYYIEKALDIIDDNGVISLIISDDYKSDDDKRVCKLLRKHTILQTDNQKLIYAK from the coding sequence ATGAATCTTAATGAACTGACATATAACACATTTTCAATTGATGACTATGAACGTTTCTTATTGGAAGTATTCAACGTTAACCTGGCCAGTAGGGAGGATGTTTTATATCTGATTGATGATAGTTATCAGTCAAAGATAAATAGCCTCTATTACTATGGCAGCTACATGGATGATGAGTTTAATGATATTGAATTATATGTCATCAGATTAAGAAATATTGATGATTACAGACTACTGGAGGATGTCATATACAATTTATTGTCACTCAATCAGACAAATCATGCATATATAACCGTCTATGCTGATGGCAGTGACAGATGGTTTTATTCATATCTGTATCTGGAGTATGTTGTTGAGGATAACAAGCTTGTTAACCGTAAGTCTAGGATTGACGACTTTATTCATTGGTGCGGATTTATATCCAGTGAAAATCTACTATCTGATTTCTTGTCTATTAAAATATCGGATGATAAGTTAAGGGGACTGCTGAAAAATAAGCATGAATCCCAATTGATACTGTCATTAAATGATATTATAGAAAAACTCGACGCTTATCAGGAAAATACTACGGGTGAGTTTGACTCATACCAGTTGGTTATAAGACTCTTACTTGGCATAATCAACAAATCCCCTCCCAGGGGTGCATTGGCAAGAAAGGTCTATGACAGGATAGTGGATGTTCAAAAGTCAACCGATGAGACAATCGACGTCAACACCATATATGAATTTTACAACTATCTGAACAGTCAGGAATCTATTTCAAAAAGCCATGTAAAATCTGTCTGTGAGGATACATTAATCGAGTACTTGACAAGAAACACCCTCATTTCCAGGGAGGATATTATTGCTTATGTCAAGTATGCCTACGACAATAGAAAATTGATACACAAACATATAGGTGAGGCCATCCGTAATGGGGGAAGAGCATATACTAACATGAAAGTGCCGTTATCGGTAATCTATAATATAGATTCGATAAGCACTTTACTTGATGAAATACAGATACTTGATTTTTCAATCAATTCATCAATCACCATAAACACGTTAATCTACATATTAACCAAGCTCAAATACGTAAACCGGGTAATGCAGGGATATTTCAATCCAAGTATGGATGAATTATTCAACCGCACCATAAAGGACAATGTTCACATGATTACACTCAACAAGCAGTCAATCACAACTGCAAAGACATTGCTAAATGATGACATAAACATCCATTATACCGATGCGTTGAATCTATATCCGGAATACCCCTACATTATAAGTCAGCTGGATAATGTGAATCCTGGCATGACAAAATCCGAGTCAATAAACGAAATAGTCACAAAGTATAATAAAACACACATGCACAGCAAGATGAACATGTACTTTGAAGATAACTTCAAACAAAAACACGGATATAAACCATTGATATACCAACTTGACTTTAAGCAGGTATTTGCAGACAATCATAAATTCGACATAATCATATCAAACATAGAACATGTAACTCTAACCGGTAAAAAGGATATGAAAAAACAACTCAACAGATACTCACTATATGACAACAATCAAAGATATGAATACTACTATATAGAAAAGGCATTGGATATAATAGACGATAATGGAGTAATATCCCTAATAATATCCGATGACTATAAAAGCGATGATGATAAAAGGGTATGCAAGCTATTAAGAAAGCATACCATACTGCAAACGGACAATCAAAAATTAATATATGCCAAATGA